One Micromonospora sp. WMMD1120 genomic region harbors:
- a CDS encoding globin domain-containing protein has translation MDAARLKQSWAAVAEHGDQVPLYFYSTLFLAHPETRQMFPTNMAGQRDRLVTALGHIVSNVDQVDRLVGFLQDLGADHRKFAVRAEHYPAVGEALVATLQHFLAEQWTDELAADWTAAYGLVAQVMTEAAQAAESVNPPWWVAEIVAHERRAFDVAVLTLRPQYLLPFTPGQSIGVSHPSVRSWRYYSPANAPRADGTLELHVRAAPGGVVSSRLVYGSAVGDRIHLAAPVGERLALRAAGSSDLLLLVSGTGWAPVKALVEQVAAEGSRRRVDLYVGARSRSELYDSDAIDKLASSHPWLTVTYVVGADVHRPGEFVHAVDRALADGDWRSRHVFVCGSDEMVSHAVRTLTQAGFHTGQVHHEGLGGQWYGPAWRTAVQQPSAGDTSGGGYR, from the coding sequence GTGGACGCGGCCCGACTCAAGCAGAGCTGGGCGGCGGTCGCCGAGCACGGTGACCAGGTTCCGCTCTACTTCTACTCGACGTTGTTCCTCGCCCATCCCGAGACACGGCAGATGTTCCCCACGAACATGGCCGGGCAGCGGGACCGCCTGGTGACCGCGTTGGGTCACATCGTGTCCAACGTGGACCAGGTGGACCGGCTGGTGGGTTTCCTGCAGGATCTCGGCGCCGATCACCGGAAGTTCGCGGTGCGCGCGGAGCACTATCCGGCGGTCGGTGAGGCGCTGGTGGCGACGTTGCAGCATTTCCTCGCCGAGCAGTGGACCGACGAGTTGGCCGCGGACTGGACGGCCGCGTACGGGTTGGTCGCGCAGGTGATGACGGAGGCCGCGCAGGCCGCCGAGTCGGTGAACCCGCCGTGGTGGGTGGCGGAGATCGTGGCCCACGAGCGGCGGGCGTTCGACGTGGCGGTGTTGACGTTGCGTCCGCAGTACCTGTTGCCGTTCACCCCGGGGCAGTCGATCGGGGTGTCGCACCCGTCGGTGCGGTCGTGGCGGTACTACTCGCCGGCGAACGCGCCGCGCGCGGACGGCACCTTGGAGTTGCACGTGCGGGCCGCCCCGGGTGGGGTGGTCTCGTCGCGGTTGGTGTACGGGTCGGCGGTGGGTGACCGCATCCACCTGGCCGCGCCGGTGGGCGAGCGGTTGGCGTTGCGGGCGGCGGGCTCCAGTGACCTGTTGTTGCTGGTGTCGGGCACCGGGTGGGCGCCGGTGAAGGCGTTGGTGGAGCAGGTGGCCGCGGAGGGTTCCCGCCGGCGGGTGGACCTGTACGTGGGGGCCCGTTCGCGCAGCGAGTTGTACGACAGCGACGCGATCGACAAGTTGGCGTCGTCGCACCCGTGGTTGACGGTGACGTACGTGGTGGGTGCGGACGTGCACCGGCCGGGGGAGTTCGTGCACGCGGTGGACCGGGCGTTGGCCGATGGTGACTGGCGGTCGCGGCACGTGTTCGTGTGCGGGTCCGACGAGATGGTGTCGCACGCGGTGCGGACGTTGACGCAGGCGGGTTTCCACACGGGTCAGGTGCACCACGAGGGCCTGGGTGGGCAGTGGTACGGGCCGGCGTGGCGCACCGCGGTGCAGCAGCCCAGTGCCGGTGACACTTCGGGAGGTGGTTACAGGTGA